ATCGTTCGGACAACTGGCAGTACGAGCGCAATGAGCGCGATCTCTATCGCGTCGATGTAGACAGCGCCGAGATCGAGCAGCTCACCGATTTTGCGGGTGTGGAGTCCAGCCCGGCAGTCTCGCCCGACGGTCGCCAGATCGTGTTCGAGCGCGACGATCATCAGGGTCGCCAGTATTCGGTGTCGACCCTGGCTCTCATCGATGCCGATGGTGGCAACCTCAGCGTTCTCGGCGAAGACCTGGATCGGTCGATGAGCGATCCGGACTGGGTCGACTCCGACACGATCTACTTCCGCTATGACGACCGTGGTCAGCGCAAGGTCGCGCGTATTGATCGTCGCGGCCGTATCGAGACCATCGTCGATTCCATCAGCGGCACCAGCATTGGCCGGCCCTATCTCAGCGGCAGTTTTTCCGTGGCTGATGACGGGCAGGTGGCCTTTACCCGTGGCACGCCGCAGCGCCCATCCGACGTCTGGGTTCAGCCGCGCCGCGGTGATGCCCGGCGCCTGACCGATCTCAATGCCAACCTGCTCGATCATCGCCGCCTGGGCGAGGTCCACGAGATTGTTTACGAATCTTCGATCGACGGCACCGAGATCCAGGGCTGGTACCTGACGCCGCCCGACTTCGATCCCGAAAAGCGCTACCCGGTGATCCTGGAGATCCACGGCGGCCCACACCTGGCCTACGGCCCGCACTTCTCCGCCGAGATGCAGCGCTATGCGGCGGAAGGCTACGTGGTGTTCTACGACAACCATCGCGGCTCCTCGTCCTACGGCGAGGAGTTCGGCCTGAAGCTGGAACACAAGTACTCGTCGGAGTATGACTTTGCCGATCACATGTCGGGCGTCGATGCGCTGATCGAGCAGGGCTTCGTCGACCCCGAGCGCCTGTTCGTCACCGGTGGTTCGGCCGGCGGCATCGCCGCCGCCTACGCCATCGGCCTGACCGACCGCTTCCGCGCGGCGGCGGTGGCCAAGCCGGTGATCAACTGGATTTCCAAGACCCTGACCGGCGATATCTACACGACCCAGATCGAACACCAGTTTCCCGGCCTGCCGTGGGAGGAGTTCGAGCATTACTGGAAGCGCTCGCCGCTGTCGCTGGTCGGCAATGTCACGACGCCGACGCTGCTGATCACCGGCGAGGACGACTTCCGCACGCCGATGTCGGAAACCGAGCAGTACTACCAGGCGCTCAAGCTGCAGCGGGTCGACACCGTGATGGTGCGATTGCCCGAAACCTCACACGGCATCGCCAGCCGGC
This portion of the Wenzhouxiangella sp. XN201 genome encodes:
- a CDS encoding S9 family peptidase, which encodes MFQFNHFNRAFLSMILLLAVGMSVAAAEDQRLRSEDLFDLQYASEVQISPDGEQVVYVRAINDIMNDSTRSNLWMVDRDGGDHRPLLSGRDSYSSPRFSPSGDRLAYVADDGKGKTQLFVRWMDSGDTAMVTNLVESPSSIAWSPDGKSIAFTMRVPAEKPSLAEAPKKPEGAEWAPDPVLIDSVVYRFDGRGYIDPGFSHIFVVSADGGAARQLTTGDFDHGGALAWMPDGSGLVFSANRSDNWQYERNERDLYRVDVDSAEIEQLTDFAGVESSPAVSPDGRQIVFERDDHQGRQYSVSTLALIDADGGNLSVLGEDLDRSMSDPDWVDSDTIYFRYDDRGQRKVARIDRRGRIETIVDSISGTSIGRPYLSGSFSVADDGQVAFTRGTPQRPSDVWVQPRRGDARRLTDLNANLLDHRRLGEVHEIVYESSIDGTEIQGWYLTPPDFDPEKRYPVILEIHGGPHLAYGPHFSAEMQRYAAEGYVVFYDNHRGSSSYGEEFGLKLEHKYSSEYDFADHMSGVDALIEQGFVDPERLFVTGGSAGGIAAAYAIGLTDRFRAAAVAKPVINWISKTLTGDIYTTQIEHQFPGLPWEEFEHYWKRSPLSLVGNVTTPTLLITGEDDFRTPMSETEQYYQALKLQRVDTVMVRLPETSHGIASRPSRLIAKIDNILAWFERYDDSED